The proteins below come from a single Mustela nigripes isolate SB6536 chromosome 14, MUSNIG.SB6536, whole genome shotgun sequence genomic window:
- the CEP104 gene encoding centrosomal protein of 104 kDa — translation MPHKIGFVVVSSSGHEDGFSARELMIHAPTVSGWRSPRFCQFPQEIVLQMVERCRIRKLQLLAHQYMIASKVEFYVSESLPEYFVPYQAERFRRLGYVSLCDNEKTGCKARELKSVYVDAVGQFLKLIFHENHVNKYNVYNQVALVAVNIIGDPADFGDESNITSREKLIDHYLGHNSEDPALEGTCTGTAAFMAQRRPLHFLCAHVLLAGSSVRMQRASDLPLHPLAHSTSPRHPQPVPSLPQEESAPESRFAEPCLQDKPPAQPRGPSQHSAVDLSPPAADPHLKTHLPSVPYDERPLPASRKQPAAATLEPEKSDTDISEAPRGGAAGEPEPLTEKALREAGPAVDVLGESLVAGAYSRTWSYREDALLALYKRLMETPTGTPKEELKSTLRASVFLVRRALRDIVTPVFQASLKLLKMMITQYIPKHKLSKLETAHCVERTIPVLLTRTGDSSARLRVVASNFIQEMALFKEVKALQIIPSHLVQPLKANTSNHLAMSQVGLLARLLKDLGTGSSGFSVDSVMKFSVSALEHRVYEVREAAVRVILDMYKQHRALILDYLPPDDTTTRKNVLYKTIFEGFAKIDGRPTDAEIRAQKKAATEEAEKRKKDEIKALQGQLAALKDAEVDTQGKGAPPVEADSQDTQGGKAAPPPAAEGPDNHYLENLCIFCGERSEAFTEEGLDLHYWKHCLMLTRCGYCKQVVEISSLTEHLLTECDRKDGFGRCYRCSEAVLKEELPRHIKTKECNPAKPEKLANRCPLCHENFSPGEEAWKAHLMGPAGCTMNLRKTHVLHRVPAPPPGKGPAVAKAGTSGSKVGSKIPTPKGLGKSSGRTYTKR, via the exons ATGCCCCACAAGATTGGCTTCGTTGTCGTCAGCTCCTCTGGACATGAAGACGGCTTCAGCGCCCGGGAACTAATGATCCACGCGCCAACCGTCAGCGGCTGGAGGTCACCGAg GTTTTGCCAGTTTCCACAAGAAATCGTTCTTCAGATGGTGGAGAGGTGTCGGATCAGGAAGCTGCAGCTGCTGGCCCACCAGTACATGATCGCGAGCAAGGTGGAGTTCTACGTCAGCGAGAGCCTGCCCGAGTACTTCGTGCCCTACCAGGCCGAGCGGTTCCGGAGACTCGG TTACGTCTCTCTCTGCGACAACGAGAAGACGGGCTGCAAAGCCCGGGAGCTGAAGTCCGTCTACGTGGATGCGGTGGGACAGTTCCTGAAGCTGATTTTTCACGAGAACCACGTCAACAAGTACAACGTATACAACCAG GTCGCTCTGGTTGCAGTGAATATCATCGGAGACCCTGCGGACTTTGGTGATGAAAGCAACATT ACCTCTAGAGAGAAGCTGATTGACCATTACCTGGGGCACAACAGCGAGGATCCAGCTCTGGAAGGAACTTGTACCGG CACAGCTGCATTTATGGCCCAGCGGAGACCGCTCCATTTCCTGTGTGCTCACGTCCTGCTTGCGGGCTCCTCCGTGCGG ATGCAGAGGGCTTCTgacctgcccctccaccccctggcTCACTCTACCAGTCCTCGCCACCCACAGCCAGTGCCATCTCTACCGCAAGAAGAAAGTGCACCAGAAAGCCGGTTTGCAGAACCTTGCCTTCAGGACAAGCCTCCAGCGCAGCCCCGGGGCCCTTCTCAGCACTCTGCAGTGGACCTCTCACCGCCCGCTGCAGACCCCCATCTCAAGACCCAC CTCCCGTCTGTGCCCTACGACGAGCGGCCCCTTCCTGCCTCGCGGAAGCAGCCGGCAGCGGCCACCCTGGAACCTGAAAAGAGTGACACTGATATCAGCGAGGCTCCCAGAGGAGGAGCCGCTGGAGAGCCGGAGCCCTTGACTGAGAAGGCCCTGCGGGAGGCTGGCCCCGCCGTGGATGTGCTGGGAGAAAGCCTG GTCGCAGGGGCCTACTCCAGGACGTGGTCCTACCGGGAGGACGCGTTGCTCGCCCTGTACAAGCGGCTGATGGAGACGCCCACCGGGACCCCGAAGGAGGAGCTGAAGAGCACACTGCGCGCCTCGGTCTTCCTTGTGAGaagggccctcagggacatagtGACCCCG GTTTTTCAGGCTTCTTTAAAATTGTTGAAAATGATGATTACGCAGTACATTCCTAAACACAAACTGAGTAAGCTTGAGACCGCTCACTGTGTGGAAAGAACCATCCCCGTCCTGCTCACCAGGACTGGAGACTCTTCTGCTCGCCTCCGAGTCGTCGCCTCGAATTTTATTCAG GAAATGGCTTTGTTCAAGGAAGTCAAGGCTCTCCAAATTATCCCTTCGCACTTGGTGCAGCCGTTAAAAGCCAACACTTCGAACCATCTGGCCATGAGCCAGGTAGGCCTCCTGGCCCGGCTTCTGAAAGACCTGGGCACCGGGAGCTCGGGCTTCTCTGTCGACAGCGTGATGAAG TTTTCAGTGAGCGCCCTGGAGCACAGAGTGTACGAGGTCCGGGAGGCCGCGGTTCGAGTCATTTTGGACATGTATAAGCAGCACCGGGCTCTTATTCTGGACTACCTCCCTCCAGACGACACCACCACGCGCAAGAATGTTCTCTACAAAACAATTTTTGAGGGATTTGCTAAAATCGATGGCAGACCTACAGATGCTGAAATTAGG GCACAGAAGAAAGCAGCTACAGAAGAAGCTGAAAAACGAAAGAAAGACGAGATCAAAGCTCTGCAAGGGCAGTTGGCCGCACTCAAGGACGCCGAGGTCGACACCCAG GGCAAAGGAGCCCCCCCGGTGGAGGCGGACAGTCAGG ACACACAAGGAGGGAAAGCAGCCCCACCGCCGGCTGCGGAAGGCCCAGATAACCACTACTTGGAGAA CCTGTGCATCTTCTGCGGGGAGAGGAGCGAGGCCTTCACGGAGGAGGGGCTGGACCTGCACTACTGGAAGCACTGTCTCATGCTGACGAGGTGCGGCTACTGCAAGCAG GTGGTGGAGATCTCCAGCCTGACGGAGCACTTGCTGACGGAGTGCGACAGGAAAGACGGGTTTGGAAGGTGTTACCGCTGCAGCGAGGCCGTGCTGAAGGAAGAGCTGCCCAGACACATAAAAACGAAGGAGTGTAACC CTGCCAAACCAGAGAAGCTGGCAAACCGGTGTCCGCTGTGCCATGAGAACTTCTCCCCGGGAGAGGAG GCGTGGAAAGCTCACCTCATGGGCCCGGCCGGCTGCACGATGAACCTGCGTAAGACCCACGTGCTGCACAGGGTGCCCGCTCCGCCGCCAG GTAAAGGCCCAGCCGTGGCCAAGGCAGGGACCTCGGGATCAAAGGTCGGAAGCAAGATCCCTACCCCGAAGGGACTGGGCAAAAGCTCCGGGAGGACCTACACGAAGCGGTGA